CTTCCCCGCCGGTGCCGCGAAAGCGCCACAGCCCTCAGCATCAGGTCCCGCGACCGCCGCCACAAGCGCAGCAAACAAGCCCGTAGAGACGCAGACAATGAGCGAGCTGATTGCCGGCTTCTCAGGTCTCGCCGTAGCAGCAGCGCCCCCGCCGGTAGAAGGCGACCCGGCGCCGCCCTGCCCCATTGCCGCCATGCCTGAAGAGATCCTCGTCCACATCTTCAAAGACGTGGCCGTCCTCGACGTCGGCGACTTTGTGCGGCTGTCCCTCGTATGCAAACGCTTCGCCTACGTCGTCGCCACGGAGCAACAGATCTGGCGCCGCGTCGCTCTCGGCCCGGAATTCGGCTTCGCGGGCATGCACTACCACTGGCAACGCGGCGTCTCTTGGGAACCgctggaggaagaggaagacaaCAGCGGCGACCTCGACTACGTGACCATGGAGGAGCTCGCGCGGCGCCGCAGGGAAGAGGGCGAGGCTACAACCCTCACCCTCCTCCCGGAACTCTACGACTCGTCCTGGCGGAAAATGTTCCGGCACAGGCCGCGGATCCGCTTCAACGGGTGCTACATCAGCACCGTGAACTACATCCGACCGGGCCAGGCCAACGCCAACCAAATCACCTGGAACAGCCCCGTCCACATCGTGACCTACTACCGCTACCTCCGCTTCTTCCGCGACGGCACCGCCATCAGCCTGCTCACCACCGACGAACCCGGCCACGTCGTGCACTACATGACAAAGGACCTGCTTGAGCTCCATCGGCGCagtagcggcggcggcacggCGCACCTGCCGTCCGTCGTCATGCAGCACGGCCTTCGCGGGCGGTGGCGGCTATCCTCGGCGCTCGATCACCCGGACAGGCCGCTCGGGGAGGTCGAGGGCGACGTGGCCGTCGAGACGGAGGGGGTCGGGGCGAAGTACACGTACAGGATGTATCTAGAGATGCGCAACGCCGGCAAGGGCGGCGCGCGCAACACCAAGCTCGTGTGGAAGGGCTTCTACAGCTACAACAAGCTGACGGACGACCTGGGCGAGTTTGCCTTGAAGAACGATAAGCCCTTCTTCTTTAGTAGAGTAAAGAGCTACGGCGTCGGGGAGTGACGACTGTATTTTCCCGGGGCTTGAATAGACAAGAGGAATAGAAGCCTGCAGGCTGAATCTTGGTCATCTCCTTACTTTTCTTGTGTTTTCCAAACTCTTTCTAAAGGGAGACTGCTAGTGAAACATTCACAGATCCGTACTCCTCGCAACATCCTCCCAAGCCCTCAACCCCTCCAAAACACCCACACACTTAGCCCGAATCCTCTCCCACCCATCGCTCCCCAGTGCGACCCTTAACGGCACCTCcttaccaccaccaccgtccCCGTCTCCGCCCCCCGTCCTTCACCATCCCGTCGCCCCGAACCAGCTCCGCGATCCTCGCTACAGCCTTCTCAGGGTCCCCCATTGTGCGCTGAGGTTGTCATGGCGGGTGGGAGATCTGCTGaactcttcctcttctccgTTGCTTGTAGAGGTATAAAGCGGGGAAGAGGGTGATGGAAATTGTGGAAAGGTGAAATAGTAATTCAAGAGACATATAAAAAATCAGAGTTAGCATCCCCTCAAGTCTGACAGGACCTCGCGGTGGcttcttatattattcgaTACAAATTATGAAGCGGATACCGACTGGTCCTGGCTGTACAGAAAACCGGCGTACAGAGTTAACGAAAACGAGCAGTCTAGGATCTGCGGATTGACCGGAGCTCTCTACACGGCAAACCGACCTAGAAAGCACTTGGCCAATCGTACAGGAATATTAGCCTTACAGTGTAGAGCGTACACAAGGGCGTAGACCGCAGCAAATCGTAGCCATGACATATGTTCACTACATTGCGGGGTGATGCTTTCATTTAGAGTTGGGTTGAGGTTTGGCCCGCTATTTCGTCTTGGATCCTCGTAGAATCATATATTACTGCCCTCCATCGGGTGTATATGTATAAGATTGGCTTGTAAATACACCAAAAAACCGGTAAGTCGCTACATTAATGACTAAAACGCCTTGACGCCTGGCAGGGCACTAATGCTGATTTTCTTCCTTCGCAAGCTTGCGAGTATCTGTTCCAAATAACATGAAATACCGAGTAGATGGTTATGTGCTCGCGGAAACCCCGTAAGCCAAAATGTACATCGCGAAGCATGTTCAACGGTTTTTGTTGAGTGGCATGATTACGGTGATGTAATATCAAGAAACGATCGCCCGAGGGGTATCAATATCGCACTTCTTCTGTCCAATACCGGGCGAAAGTCGCAAAATGGCGAATTCGAAGAGTAGTCCATACTCGGCATGATTCCCAGTTTTACAGACGACGAGCCACATGTGGGGGTTACGGCCCATGACAACCTGCTATGACACGGCCGACTTATTGTTGTCGATAGACGCTGCCTCCTTGGCGATAGACGCTGTCTGCCGTCCGTGGCGGCGCCACCCTTTTGCCGTCTAAGAACTTGGGGCTTCTGCCGTCGTAATACATATTGGGCGTTTGCTGCTGCCTTCGTGCTTCGTATGCTCGTTGTTCCTCTTCGTCAAGCGAGAATGCCTTCTTCAGCCAGCCAAAAGCGCTGCGTTTCTTCTTCAGTCGCTTTTCTCCGCTCGCTGTCATCTGCGAGTCGTATGTCATGGTCGTGACGTTGCTCAACATGCTTGCGCCTCCTAGACGGGATGGTGCGTTCCTCTGATGAGTGGGATAGTACCCAGACTGGTGACCATAAGGAGATCTGGGCTGCGCACCAGCAGTGAGCGGCCTTTGCTGTAGTGGAGAGTGTGGACTCGCTTGCACCGGGCGGTAATATTGGTGTTCCGACCTCGGAGACGGTAGCACCGGCGGCTGCTGTACAGGTGGAGAGAGCTCGTTCGCTGCATGATATCGCTGCCGCTGGTCATAGTCAGAACCGTAGGCGGAATCTGGAGCCTGACGCTCCCGAGGAGACTCTCGCGCAGTGTGATGAAGGTCTGATGACGGGGGTGGAATTTGGATTGACTCTGGAGGGGTCGTCTTCAAAGAAACTCTCTGGCGAAGCGATGTCTTCTTCGTTGGGAGAGGCGCCTCGCGCTGGGGCTGGTATTTGCTTGATGATTCGGTCGGGGCGGGTGAAGGCATGCGTTCCTCTGGTGGCTGTGGGGTGTAGGTCCTTGGTTGGAGTATGTATAGCGGTCCGTCGTCCAGTGTCACCTCCACCTCCTCCTCAGCGCTGACTGGCTCAGTTATTGGGCCGTCGGGAGTCTCCAGAGTGAGCTTGGGCGCGATAGGCTGCGAGCTCTGGTTGGTGCGAGTAGTATGGCTTGTGCGAGCCGTCTCGTGGGAGTGGTTGGTGTTGTGAGAGTGTGTGGTTTTATGAG
The DNA window shown above is from Colletotrichum lupini chromosome 7, complete sequence and carries:
- a CDS encoding F-box domain-containing protein is translated as MADQPPQLDSELESFRQQWQTELKHKKVDPEARAPHSKKESSSSSKHSVPAEIPKSIVAKRSQIEEDEEYAQSLVFDEPAPPASGPTLDGQSDPNKARELISALDHFEEAVEKEAIGSLGDSLKLYRKAFRMDNRVDLAYRKKHFPAGAAKAPQPSASGPATAATSAANKPVETQTMSELIAGFSGLAVAAAPPPVEGDPAPPCPIAAMPEEILVHIFKDVAVLDVGDFVRLSLVCKRFAYVVATEQQIWRRVALGPEFGFAGMHYHWQRGVSWEPLEEEEDNSGDLDYVTMEELARRRREEGEATTLTLLPELYDSSWRKMFRHRPRIRFNGCYISTVNYIRPGQANANQITWNSPVHIVTYYRYLRFFRDGTAISLLTTDEPGHVVHYMTKDLLELHRRSSGGGTAHLPSVVMQHGLRGRWRLSSALDHPDRPLGEVEGDVAVETEGVGAKYTYRMYLEMRNAGKGGARNTKLVWKGFYSYNKLTDDLGEFALKNDKPFFFSRVKSYGVGESVLLATSSQALNPSKTPTHLARILSHPSLPSATLNGTSLPPPPSPSPPPVLHHPVAPNQLRDPRYSLLRRYKAGKRVMEIVERTSRWLLILFDTNYEADTDWSWLYRKPAYRVNENEQSRICGLTGALYTANRPRKHLANPMTYVHYIAGLRVSVPNNMKYRVDGYVLAETP